From a region of the Deinococcus metallilatus genome:
- a CDS encoding fucose isomerase, with translation MIKQAYLVASGDLRPAANRQCWPAQAQMEGQLTDALGKLGVQVTRAHPYDAAAGHGFIDSQRMGMDVFREIPQGAPVIVAEAVWQYSHHVLAGLRDHQGPILTVANWSGEWPGLVGLLNLNGSLTKAGVTYSSLWSRDFEDDAFTGKLQEWVQTGRVTHDLSHVQPLDGGALSADNRQLGQQLAHDLRRDKAILGVFDEGCMGMYNAIIDDEMLNPLGVYKERLSQSALYAEMRRVADQEAERALAWLLERGMTFDWGTDPATQLTREQTLEQLKMYIAAVRIAHRFGCDAVGIQYQQGLKDLVAASDLAEGLLNNPDRPPVYHADTGEELYAGQALPHFNEVDEGAALDALVTHRVWQALNLDPSTTLHDLRWGEDFGDQFVWLFMISGAAPASHFAQGYADATSERQPPMFFAQGGGTLKGVGKPGEIVWSRVYIEGGALQVDLGLGRAVELPEEEVRRRWSLTNPQWPMMNAVLDGVTRDQMMAKHQANHIQVAYAPDRAAAQRALEVKAAFFDALGMRVNLCGVGTETAPQDEPQPVSITTAHA, from the coding sequence ATGATTAAGCAGGCATATCTGGTGGCGAGTGGGGACCTGCGGCCAGCGGCGAACCGGCAGTGCTGGCCCGCCCAGGCGCAGATGGAGGGGCAACTGACGGACGCCCTGGGCAAGCTCGGTGTGCAGGTGACGCGCGCCCATCCCTACGACGCGGCGGCAGGCCACGGGTTTATCGACTCGCAGCGCATGGGCATGGACGTGTTCCGGGAGATTCCGCAAGGCGCGCCGGTGATCGTCGCGGAGGCCGTCTGGCAATACAGTCATCATGTCCTGGCGGGGCTGCGCGACCATCAAGGCCCCATCCTGACCGTCGCCAACTGGAGCGGCGAATGGCCCGGCCTGGTGGGCCTGCTGAACCTGAATGGCAGCCTGACCAAAGCGGGTGTGACCTACAGCAGCCTCTGGAGCCGCGATTTCGAGGACGACGCCTTCACCGGGAAACTTCAGGAGTGGGTGCAGACGGGGCGGGTCACGCACGACCTCAGCCACGTTCAGCCGCTCGACGGAGGTGCGCTGAGCGCCGACAACAGGCAACTCGGCCAGCAACTCGCCCACGACCTGCGGCGCGACAAGGCCATCCTGGGGGTCTTCGACGAGGGCTGCATGGGCATGTACAACGCCATCATCGACGACGAGATGCTGAATCCGCTGGGGGTGTACAAGGAGCGCCTCAGCCAGTCCGCCCTGTACGCCGAGATGCGGCGGGTGGCCGATCAGGAAGCCGAACGCGCGCTGGCGTGGCTGCTTGAGCGCGGCATGACCTTCGACTGGGGGACGGACCCGGCCACCCAGCTCACCCGTGAGCAGACCCTGGAGCAACTGAAGATGTATATCGCCGCCGTGCGGATCGCCCACCGCTTCGGCTGCGACGCCGTCGGTATCCAGTACCAGCAGGGCCTCAAGGACCTGGTGGCCGCCAGCGATCTGGCGGAAGGCCTGCTGAACAACCCCGACCGGCCCCCGGTCTACCACGCGGACACCGGCGAGGAGCTGTACGCCGGGCAAGCCCTCCCCCACTTCAACGAGGTGGACGAGGGGGCGGCGCTGGACGCCCTGGTCACCCACCGCGTCTGGCAGGCGCTGAACCTGGACCCCTCCACCACCCTGCACGACCTGCGCTGGGGCGAAGACTTCGGGGACCAGTTCGTATGGCTCTTCATGATCTCCGGCGCGGCCCCCGCCTCGCACTTCGCGCAGGGCTACGCGGACGCGACCAGCGAGCGCCAGCCGCCGATGTTCTTCGCGCAGGGCGGCGGCACCCTGAAGGGGGTCGGCAAGCCGGGCGAGATCGTGTGGTCGCGGGTGTATATCGAAGGCGGCGCCTTGCAGGTGGACCTGGGGCTGGGCCGCGCGGTCGAGTTGCCGGAAGAGGAAGTGCGGCGGCGCTGGTCGCTGACCAATCCCCAGTGGCCGATGATGAACGCCGTGCTGGACGGCGTGACCCGCGATCAGATGATGGCGAAGCACCAGGCCAACCATATCCAGGTCGCCTATGCCCCTGACCGGGCGGCGGCGCAGCGGGCGCTGGAGGTGAAAGCGGCTTTCTTCGACGCCCTGGGCATGCGGGTCAACCTGTGCGGCGTCGGGACGGAGACTGCGCCGCAGGACGAACCCCAACCGGTCAGTATCACCACTGCCCACGCTTGA
- a CDS encoding DUF4185 domain-containing protein has product MRRGFLVALTLVLTAACAQKGNPAPANTVDVIKTLTVRQVAPLTGPDATTPTKAVDICGTDLGIPASLNGTLYLAFGDTFGYNGDICKPFGPNWRSNVLGFSTDADLSDGLSWTGWHTGPDGRAVAVIEGAHQAPFTGEQTKIPTSMIGLGGTLYLHYMSVHGFAAQGGVWECNFSQFVTSSDAGKTWQPMGGHVGEQGSNFNMLALSGDAGGGNAGGTYVYALGTPCGRFGDAQLARVKPATLSDVSTWEYFAGRAADGAALWDKNPLKAVDVVPGPVGEASLVWNAYLGRWTYSYLNEQTASLELRQAEQPWGPWSEPRVLATASDYPQLYGAFTTAAMLRGNGQTMYFVMSRFGPYNTFLMRADLSK; this is encoded by the coding sequence ATGCGACGCGGCTTCCTGGTGGCCCTGACCCTCGTTCTCACCGCCGCCTGCGCGCAGAAGGGGAACCCGGCGCCCGCCAACACGGTCGACGTCATCAAGACCCTGACGGTGCGGCAGGTGGCCCCGCTCACCGGCCCGGACGCCACCACGCCCACCAAGGCGGTGGACATCTGCGGCACCGACCTGGGGATTCCCGCCAGCCTGAACGGCACGCTGTACCTGGCCTTCGGGGACACCTTCGGGTACAACGGCGACATCTGCAAGCCTTTCGGGCCGAACTGGCGCTCGAACGTCCTCGGCTTCAGCACGGACGCCGATCTTTCCGACGGCCTGAGCTGGACCGGCTGGCATACCGGGCCGGACGGACGGGCCGTCGCCGTGATCGAGGGTGCGCACCAGGCCCCCTTCACCGGCGAGCAGACCAAGATTCCGACCTCCATGATCGGCCTCGGGGGCACGCTCTACCTGCATTACATGTCCGTCCACGGCTTCGCGGCGCAGGGGGGCGTCTGGGAGTGCAACTTCTCGCAGTTCGTGACTTCCAGCGACGCGGGCAAGACCTGGCAGCCGATGGGCGGGCACGTCGGCGAGCAGGGGAGCAACTTCAACATGCTGGCGCTGAGTGGCGACGCGGGCGGGGGCAACGCGGGCGGCACCTACGTCTACGCGCTGGGCACCCCCTGCGGACGTTTCGGGGATGCGCAACTGGCGCGGGTGAAACCGGCGACCCTCAGCGACGTCTCGACCTGGGAATACTTCGCGGGCCGGGCGGCGGACGGTGCGGCGTTGTGGGACAAGAACCCCCTGAAGGCCGTGGACGTGGTGCCCGGTCCGGTGGGGGAAGCCTCGCTGGTCTGGAACGCTTACCTGGGCCGCTGGACCTACAGCTACCTCAACGAGCAGACCGCCTCGCTGGAACTGCGGCAGGCGGAGCAGCCCTGGGGACCGTGGAGCGAGCCGCGCGTGCTGGCGACGGCCAGCGACTACCCGCAACTGTACGGGGCCTTTACCACCGCCGCCATGCTGCGGGGGAACGGGCAGACCATGTACTTCGTGATGTCGCGCTTCGGGCCGTACAACACGTTCCTGATGCGCGCCGACCTGAGCAAATGA
- a CDS encoding carbohydrate ABC transporter permease — translation MTRLATPPLRSPARPARRERRERWTAALFLAPDVIGLAVFVVLPIVAALVISFTNWNALGSPSWVGAANYQRLLADPVFWSSLRVTALYTVIYVPLVFAVSLGLALLANQRLPLIGAFRTIFFVPVVLSLVVTGLMWRFIFDEQVGLLNYALSLVHLPPRAWLGDVNLALPAIIVVSVWINMGYYMTIFLAGLQDIPREYYEAARIDGAGGWQSFWRITLPLLRPTSLFVLVVTLIGSFQVFDQIWVMTKGGPADATQVTVIYIYKQAFQYLSLGYASAIAFALFLVIFVVSLAQFWLVRKED, via the coding sequence ATGACCCGCCTCGCCACCCCACCTCTTCGCAGCCCCGCGCGCCCGGCCCGGCGTGAGCGGCGTGAACGCTGGACCGCGGCGCTGTTTCTGGCCCCGGACGTGATCGGGCTGGCGGTCTTCGTGGTGCTGCCCATCGTGGCCGCCCTGGTCATCAGCTTCACCAACTGGAACGCCCTGGGCAGCCCGAGCTGGGTGGGGGCCGCCAATTACCAGCGGCTGCTGGCTGACCCAGTCTTCTGGTCGTCGCTGCGGGTCACGGCGCTGTATACCGTGATCTACGTGCCGCTGGTCTTCGCCGTGTCGCTGGGGCTGGCGCTGCTCGCCAACCAGCGGCTGCCGCTGATCGGGGCCTTCCGCACCATCTTCTTCGTGCCGGTGGTGCTGAGCCTGGTGGTGACCGGGCTGATGTGGCGCTTCATCTTCGATGAACAGGTGGGGCTGCTGAACTACGCGCTGTCGCTCGTCCACCTGCCGCCACGCGCCTGGCTGGGGGACGTGAACCTGGCCCTGCCCGCCATCATCGTGGTGAGCGTCTGGATCAACATGGGCTACTACATGACGATCTTCCTGGCCGGGCTTCAGGACATCCCGCGCGAGTACTACGAGGCAGCCCGGATCGACGGCGCGGGAGGCTGGCAGAGCTTCTGGCGCATCACGTTGCCGCTGCTGCGGCCCACCAGTCTCTTCGTGCTGGTCGTGACCCTGATCGGGTCCTTTCAGGTCTTCGATCAAATCTGGGTGATGACCAAGGGCGGCCCCGCCGACGCCACGCAGGTCACGGTCATCTACATCTACAAACAGGCCTTCCAGTACCTCAGCCTGGGGTACGCCAGCGCCATCGCCTTCGCGCTGTTTTTGGTCATCTTCGTGGTCAGCCTGGCGCAGTTCTGGCTGGTGCGGAAGGAGGACTGA
- a CDS encoding glycoside hydrolase family 172 protein has translation MTQQTGLSPLRGLMKLRDARPRRFSSFDRTGGNDDRLHLQPGETVTLAELDGAGIVTHIWCTVACQSPNSLRKLTLRAYWDGEDTPSIEVPLGDFFGMGHGRTANYASLPLQTSPQDGKAFNCYFPMPFSDGMRVTLESECEDEVLFYYYIDLELHDRLEDGLGRFHAQWRRTIPQGEPQDDMTDEQYLFGGVNTDGARNYTILEAEGHGHYVGCLFSVYSLRRSPTWDWYGEGDDMIFVDGEPGISAPDAGRKVDFPEQAGLPVIEPRPESSPGANDAWPPTLHGTGTEDYFNTAWCPNQEYNAPYHGIIAGGGENWAAPVTVYRFHIEDPVIFQKRIRVTIEHGHANRRADEIATTAFWYQTEPHAPFPELPRAAGRLPVYRNIWEPREVPRTPGGEG, from the coding sequence ATGACCCAACAGACCGGCCTTTCCCCGCTGCGTGGCCTGATGAAGCTGCGCGACGCCCGGCCCCGCCGCTTTTCCAGCTTTGACCGCACGGGGGGTAACGACGACCGGCTGCACCTTCAGCCCGGCGAAACCGTCACCCTGGCCGAACTGGACGGCGCGGGCATCGTCACGCATATCTGGTGTACCGTCGCCTGCCAGAGTCCCAACTCTCTGCGCAAGCTGACCCTGCGCGCCTACTGGGACGGCGAGGACACGCCCAGCATCGAGGTGCCACTCGGGGACTTCTTCGGCATGGGCCACGGGCGCACCGCCAATTACGCCAGCCTGCCGCTCCAGACCAGCCCGCAGGACGGCAAGGCCTTCAACTGCTACTTCCCCATGCCGTTCTCGGACGGGATGCGCGTCACGCTGGAGAGCGAGTGCGAGGACGAGGTGCTGTTTTACTACTACATCGATCTCGAACTGCACGACCGGCTCGAAGACGGTTTGGGCCGCTTCCACGCCCAGTGGCGGCGCACCATTCCGCAGGGTGAGCCGCAGGACGACATGACGGACGAGCAGTACCTGTTCGGCGGCGTGAACACCGACGGGGCGCGCAATTACACCATTCTGGAGGCCGAGGGGCATGGGCATTACGTGGGCTGCCTGTTCTCGGTGTACTCGCTGCGGCGCTCGCCGACCTGGGACTGGTACGGCGAGGGGGACGACATGATCTTCGTGGACGGCGAGCCGGGCATCAGCGCGCCAGACGCGGGGCGCAAGGTCGATTTTCCCGAACAGGCTGGCCTTCCCGTCATCGAACCCCGCCCCGAGTCGAGTCCGGGCGCCAACGATGCCTGGCCGCCCACGCTGCACGGCACCGGCACCGAGGACTACTTCAACACCGCGTGGTGCCCCAATCAGGAATACAACGCGCCCTACCACGGCATCATCGCGGGGGGCGGGGAGAACTGGGCCGCGCCGGTGACGGTGTACCGCTTTCACATCGAGGACCCGGTGATCTTTCAGAAGCGTATCCGCGTGACCATCGAACACGGTCACGCCAACCGCCGCGCGGACGAGATCGCCACCACCGCCTTCTGGTATCAGACGGAGCCGCACGCGCCTTTCCCCGAACTGCCGCGCGCCGCTGGCCGTCTGCCCGTCTACCGCAATATCTGGGAGCCGCGCGAGGTGCCCCGGACGCCGGGAGGAGAGGGCTGA
- a CDS encoding carbohydrate ABC transporter permease: MQRSYPLPVTRPHRHVRSPGRWLGTALVYLLCLLVALLTLIPLVWMILGSLKSADEVVAYPPTFLPHHFAWHNYVEVFTTVPFGRYILNTFFVATSVTVVALLFHSMAAYALARLKFRGRDALFLGIVATLMIPFSVTLIPTFILVKSLGWLDTYWALIIPAIPNAFGIFLLRQFYLGLPVELEEAARLDGATPAGIFWRIALPMSQPILATLATFFFLANWNAYLWPLIVTQNPNMRVTQVALAAFSGEHSTSWQLIMAGATVAALPGLLLYLFLQRYLIEGIKLSGLK, encoded by the coding sequence ATGCAGCGCAGCTATCCCCTGCCCGTGACCCGGCCACACAGGCACGTTCGCTCGCCGGGCCGCTGGCTGGGCACCGCCCTGGTGTACCTGCTGTGCCTGCTGGTGGCGCTGCTGACCCTGATTCCGCTGGTGTGGATGATTCTCGGCTCCTTGAAGAGCGCCGACGAGGTGGTGGCCTACCCGCCGACCTTCCTGCCGCACCACTTCGCGTGGCACAACTACGTGGAAGTGTTCACGACGGTGCCCTTCGGGCGCTACATCCTCAACACCTTCTTCGTGGCGACCAGCGTGACGGTGGTGGCGCTGCTGTTTCACTCGATGGCCGCCTACGCCCTCGCGCGGCTGAAGTTCCGGGGCCGCGACGCCCTCTTTCTCGGCATCGTCGCCACCTTGATGATCCCCTTCTCGGTGACGCTGATCCCGACCTTCATCCTGGTGAAGTCGCTCGGCTGGCTGGACACCTACTGGGCGCTGATTATCCCCGCCATCCCCAACGCCTTCGGCATCTTCTTGCTGCGGCAGTTCTACCTGGGCCTGCCGGTGGAGCTGGAGGAGGCGGCCCGCCTGGACGGCGCGACGCCCGCCGGTATTTTCTGGCGCATCGCGCTGCCCATGAGCCAGCCGATCCTGGCGACGCTCGCCACCTTCTTCTTCCTGGCGAACTGGAACGCCTATCTGTGGCCCCTGATCGTCACGCAGAACCCCAATATGCGCGTGACGCAGGTGGCCCTGGCCGCCTTTTCGGGCGAACACTCGACCTCCTGGCAGCTCATCATGGCGGGCGCGACGGTCGCGGCGCTGCCGGGCCTGCTGCTGTACCTGTTCCTGCAACGCTACCTGATCGAGGGCATCAAGCTCTCGGGCCTGAAGTGA